Genomic window (Triticum aestivum cultivar Chinese Spring unplaced genomic scaffold, IWGSC CS RefSeq v2.1 scaffold12142, whole genome shotgun sequence):
TTGGAGTATGCATGTGAATTGTGAGACTCTTGGGAGAAGAGAGGGCATCATGATGGCGTGGGGAAAAAGCAAATCAATCAGCTGTCTCGGGTGGCAAAACTTCAATATATATTTTCAAAAATTCAGATTTGACCAACCATTAATACCCATTATACTTGTATATGTTCCTAAAACGTCTAGACTCCTCTTTCCTAGAGCACGGCCGCCTCCTCTTCTTCCCACATGACCGCATATATTCTCCCCGTCCTCTTCCGCTAGACCGTACTGGCCGGACGGACGAAGCAGGCAAGCCAGATTTTAGTCCGGGAGGAGGTGGAGAGAGTAAGCTTTCCTGCATCTCAtctgttgctgatttgttcttgtTAGATGATTTCTTTGAGACTAAACCTGCATCCTTTCTTTAGTAATCCCATTCTACCATTCAATTTAAGTTAACCTATCCTATATATGACTCGGATCAGATTTGAAACTCTCTGAATTTATTTCATTTGTGTATGGCAATCACGATAATTTTTTTGCTTTTGCGTAAAGTGTATAGCAAGAAGTTGACAGCCGCATTTACACAGTAAAATTGATCGGACATGTCGGAACCAAACTAGGGCCTAGCATTCGCGGAATCAAACATTTTTAGAATCTAGAGACTAAATTATGAGAATGTTTGTCATTCGCCGTATGAAAATCGTGTCAATGGATTTGTCGTCAATGGTTCATGCTGTTCTTATATGTTCTTTTGCACCAAGAGATTTCACGGTAGAAGCTAAGTTAGATATAGTATGTGCTTAGTTGCTTACCTTTAATATGCTATGCATTAATATCTTGATTCATTACTCACACATTTTCTACCTATTTCAGCTGCACAATGACAATAATAGACTTCATAGACGTGATTGATGATATCATTGACTTGAGCAGCGATGGGGAGAATGTTGAACAGGATGAAATCCCAGCTCAGCCCCCGGCGACGATGCTTGATAGGCAGGAGGTGTTTGTCGAAGCTGGTGATGGAAGGCAAGAGGCTGACGAGTCCGGAAATACTATCCAAGCTACCACATGGTCCATGTTTAGGGAGAAAGGGCCTCTTGATACAACTGCAAACCAGAATTGCGCTTCAATGACAGTATCACTCCCAAGTAACTACATTCGTTCTTCGCTATCCCATCTTATGTTAAAAAACCTTGTGTGCTTATCATGAAAATAGTACACATATCAAACAACCATTGCAATGCCAATCCCGGTTTTCAATTAACAGTGACACCATGATATAGAGATAAAAAGTTGTTACATCGCTGCAGGCCCTGCTTCAGCGGCTTGGGAGGCTCATCCCTCATCACAGCCGGACCACACTGAAGAAGGGTCCTCTACTCGGTCCAGAAATACTATAATAGATACCACTGCAACACCGTCCTCGGTTGCAGAAAAAGGGCCTCTTGATGCCACTGCAACACAGAATTTTCCTCTAACATCAGTGACATTCCCAAGTAATTACACTCTTCTCTACCACACTATTTGTTAACTTGTGTGCTTATCATGAAAATGTTCCAAATCAACCAATCATTGCAACATCGATCCCTCTTTTGAATTAACAAAGACAGCCTGATAGAGATAAGTGGTTATCGCTGCAGGTGCCACTTTCACGACTCCAAAGGGTCTGACACATGAAGGAGATAATGGAAGGCTGCTGAGGATGTATGGGAGACGTcctaggaagaagaagaactaccaTACCGAAACCCCTAGGAGAAGTCCTAGGTTCGAAGATAAGCTGGGAGTCGATCGGAAGCTGTTGTAAATCCTGGTGTGTAATAAAAGGCTGCTGTAGAGCTGGGAGTCGATCGCAAAAGGCCCCGCATGCTAGAGCCAGCAGAAGAATCAACTGCCTCACCAAGCAATGCAGAATTTTCAAAAACCTGCTCGCCTGCACCCCCAACTAGCGTAATAAAATCTCTCTCTGCTGCTTCCAGTTAAATGTCACAAAAAGATTGCGAACCTGTTCTGAATGCGCATTATCAGGtggtattttaaataaatttgGGAAATGCACTCagtttttgcagtttgggacttgAGAAACTACGTAGTAGCTGCAATGTAACCAACAGGTTGGATGTTGGACTGAATTTGTGAGGCCCACAACATtgtgaaaaaaatcaaaaataatcTTATGGTTTGGTGTGTGAAAGCTACATTTCACTTGTGTTCACAGTTGAATTACAAAATAAATCGAAGCTTATATCTGACGCTATGCTGGACACGACTGTTGTTGATCTTTGTTTTCCTTCAAAAAGGGGATACCCTGGGCCTCTATATTATGTGATGCACACCACCATTTTATTAAACATAAAAGCTGCAAATCACGGAGTACCAAAAGGTTTACATCAAAACACACCAGGATTTATGTGATCCATGAATATAAACTTTGAAAGAAGCATGATCCTCTGTCCCCAGTTTGATACACAATAACACACAACTTGACCCATCTCCGAGAGGGGGAAAAACTCTTTGAAATGTGACTTTATCCAAATTGTCATCTTCGGTTTGAACTTGAAGGTTCTTTTGAGCATCAGGTCCAGCTTGCTCACAGAAAAAAGGGACAGAATGATCTTAGATACAAAAGTGAAAAAAATGATGCAGGTTTTTGAGAAGGATACATTTACATGATCTTTTCATGCCAATCGGAAAAATGGATTTATAGAAGCTCCCTTCACGTGAACATAACATTGAAGAATCTGCACACGAACAATACGATTCACAAAATGTATAATTTGCCATACATACTCTGCTGCAGGTTATAAAGAGCAGAATAAATTCTAGTGGAGGATCTCCAGATTAACTTCAATTTGTTGCTCTTCACTCAGATCAAATACAAACCAGTAGCTGCATTACTAGTACTACTATCTAGGCCATTTGTTCAGAATAAAGAGTGAAGCATTCCTACCCTCGCTTAGCTACATATTACTGCTACCGTACCATTGCTTGGCTGCATTACTACTAAGTCTAACTGATCTAGTACTGATATTGCGTAAACAGCTTAACCATCAGATGCCAGAATAATCATACATTCATACAAAGTGTCATACTAATCATCTTGATCGATTAAGTTGATTAGCTTGCACATGTGTGGTTTAGCCTCCAGTCAAACATTCACACTAATCATCTAACTTAGCTGCACTAATCATACTAATCATCCATAACATGAAGGAGATCAAGAACATACTTCACTGCATCCTCCTGGGCGCCCTGGCCTGCGGTGTAGTAGTTGACTTGGTAGCGACGGCGGCAGGTGGGATCAGATCGATCCGGACGCTGAGGGTGAGCGTGTCGCCGGAGAG
Coding sequences:
- the LOC123172301 gene encoding uncharacterized protein, giving the protein MTIIDFIDVIDDIIDLSSDGENVEQDEIPAQPPATMLDRQEVFVEAGDGRQEADESGNTIQATTWSMFREKGPLDTTANQNCASMTVSLPSPASAAWEAHPSSQPDHTEEGSSTRSRNTIIDTTATPSSVAEKGPLDATATQNFPLTSVTFPSATFTTPKGLTHEGDNGRLLRMYGRRPRKKKNYHTETPRRSPRFEDKLGVDRKLL